In Ensifer canadensis, a genomic segment contains:
- a CDS encoding YdeI/OmpD-associated family protein: protein MAPVIIDPSKVHEFEDKERFYVWLGANHAGETEVWIKIHKVSSGLKSITPKEAIDVILCWGWIDGVRKSHDDQSYMQRYTPRGKKSIWSQINVDNVARLIAEGRMTPYGLKEVDKAKADGRWDRAYGSGKEMKIPDDLQAAIDAEPQAREMLAKLSAQNRFALAFRTHNMKTEAGRRKKIETFVEMLKRGETIYPQARK, encoded by the coding sequence ATGGCACCCGTGATCATCGATCCGAGCAAGGTCCACGAGTTCGAAGACAAAGAGCGTTTCTATGTCTGGCTCGGCGCCAACCATGCCGGCGAAACCGAGGTCTGGATCAAGATCCACAAGGTAAGCTCCGGCCTCAAATCGATCACGCCGAAGGAGGCGATCGACGTGATCCTGTGCTGGGGCTGGATCGATGGCGTGCGCAAGAGCCACGACGACCAGAGTTACATGCAGCGCTACACCCCGCGCGGCAAGAAAAGCATCTGGAGCCAGATCAACGTCGACAATGTGGCCCGGCTGATCGCCGAAGGCCGGATGACCCCGTATGGGCTGAAAGAGGTCGACAAGGCCAAGGCCGACGGCCGCTGGGATCGCGCCTATGGCAGCGGCAAGGAAATGAAGATCCCCGACGACCTGCAGGCAGCGATCGACGCCGAGCCGCAGGCGCGAGAAATGCTGGCAAAACTCAGCGCGCAGAACCGCTTCGCGCTTGCCTTCCGCACGCACAATATGAAGACCGAGGCCGGCCGCCGGAAAAAGATCGAGACCTTCGTCGAGATGCTGAAGCGCGGCGAGACGATCTACCCGCAGGCGCGGAAATAG
- a CDS encoding VOC family protein — protein sequence MTKVVSNLWFEKDALRAVELYVSLVPNSAIVRTTVMPADSPSGPAGSVKVIEFTLGNQNFTALEAGPLDPFNHSFSIMIQCDSQEEIDRLWNALLENGGQAEQCGWLRDRWGLCWQIVPRALGDMVAHTDRERARRVTEAMLGMIKLDIAELERAFHART from the coding sequence ATGACCAAAGTTGTCTCAAATCTCTGGTTCGAAAAGGACGCCCTCAGGGCCGTCGAACTCTACGTCTCGCTCGTGCCCAATTCGGCGATCGTCCGCACGACGGTGATGCCGGCGGATTCGCCGAGCGGGCCGGCGGGCAGCGTCAAGGTGATCGAGTTCACCCTGGGAAACCAGAACTTCACCGCGCTCGAAGCCGGACCGCTGGACCCGTTCAACCATTCCTTCTCGATCATGATCCAATGCGACAGTCAGGAGGAGATCGATCGCCTGTGGAATGCGCTGCTTGAAAACGGCGGGCAGGCCGAGCAATGCGGTTGGCTGCGGGACCGCTGGGGTCTTTGCTGGCAGATCGTGCCGAGAGCGCTCGGCGACATGGTTGCCCATACCGACCGCGAGCGCGCCCGGCGTGTGACCGAGGCCATGCTGGGCATGATCAAGCTCGATATCGCCGAACTGGAGCGCGCCTTCCACGCCCGGACCTGA
- a CDS encoding diguanylate cyclase produces MQKHSDKRMLLIEDSRMFATALKYGLETVHGIRVTHCASLEALRQEMTAAPDSFSLAVLDLNLPDAPNCEALDFILANNVPAVVFTAAFNDNTRDQILGRGALDCVIKNQPESINLLIGAVDRALTNGKTTVLLADSDTPSRVELAGILRRQRISVCEVACSADALLVLDSGEAIDIVVTDLDLSDMTGAALLAEVRRRQGDEALPVIALSDSGDRRIGARFLEAGGTDFIQKPFLEAEFNGRIAYAAGIQKRLQTLQRQAASDYLTDIYNRRHFFLTGPRLVEQCLRRGETTAIAILDIDHFKRLNDTYGHEIGDVVLKHVAKRLTTLVGDEHLLARLGGEEFGILFNGFDVQRAFTFCEKLRIELARSRIVADDEELSITVSIGLATIEAPESFENYLHAADQFLYMAKHAGRNRVISELALLDALAS; encoded by the coding sequence GTGCAGAAGCACAGCGACAAGCGCATGTTGCTGATCGAAGATTCCCGCATGTTTGCCACCGCGCTGAAATACGGCCTGGAAACGGTGCATGGTATTCGTGTCACCCATTGCGCCTCGCTGGAGGCGCTGCGCCAGGAAATGACCGCAGCGCCGGATAGCTTCTCGCTCGCCGTGCTCGACCTCAATCTTCCCGACGCGCCCAATTGTGAGGCGCTCGACTTCATCCTCGCCAACAACGTTCCGGCCGTCGTCTTCACCGCGGCCTTCAACGACAACACGCGCGACCAGATCCTCGGTCGCGGCGCGCTCGATTGTGTCATCAAGAACCAGCCGGAATCGATCAATCTCCTGATCGGCGCCGTGGACCGGGCCTTGACCAATGGCAAGACGACGGTGCTGCTTGCCGATTCCGACACGCCGTCGCGGGTCGAGCTTGCGGGCATCCTGCGCCGGCAGCGGATTTCGGTGTGCGAGGTCGCTTGCTCCGCCGATGCGCTGCTGGTGCTCGATTCCGGCGAGGCGATCGATATCGTCGTCACCGATCTTGATTTGTCCGACATGACTGGGGCAGCGCTGCTTGCCGAGGTGCGCCGGCGCCAGGGCGATGAGGCGCTGCCGGTGATCGCGCTTTCCGACAGCGGCGACCGCCGGATCGGAGCGCGGTTCCTTGAGGCCGGCGGGACGGACTTCATCCAGAAGCCATTCCTTGAGGCAGAGTTCAACGGTCGCATCGCCTATGCCGCCGGCATCCAGAAACGGTTGCAGACGCTGCAGCGACAGGCAGCGAGCGACTATCTCACCGATATCTACAATCGCCGCCATTTCTTCCTGACCGGCCCGCGCCTCGTCGAGCAGTGCCTGCGCCGCGGCGAGACCACGGCCATCGCCATTCTCGACATCGACCACTTCAAACGCCTCAACGACACCTATGGCCACGAGATCGGCGACGTCGTGTTGAAGCATGTGGCCAAGCGGTTGACGACGCTGGTCGGCGACGAACACCTGCTTGCCCGCCTCGGCGGCGAGGAGTTCGGCATCCTGTTCAACGGCTTCGACGTCCAGCGCGCCTTCACGTTCTGCGAGAAGCTGCGCATCGAGCTTGCGAGATCGCGCATCGTTGCGGATGACGAGGAACTGTCGATTACAGTGTCGATCGGTCTTGCGACCATCGAGGCGCCGGAGTCCTTCGAGAACTACCTGCATGCGGCCGACCAGTTTCTCTACATGGCCAAGCACGCCGGGCGAAACCGGGTGATTTCGGAGCTCGCACTGCTCGACGCACTGGCGTCGTAG